The window CATCCAAGTCAGTTtatgaaaatgtaaattatagCAAAATAGTACAATACAGTCCAGTTactttattaaaacatttcaTCATTAACtcaaatagtaataatattattaaaattgtggAGAAAAAGGAGCATATTTATTTGAGAACATTCGTTTCTCTTGACAATACAGATGTTCagaatatttgtataaacgATTTAGAACAttctgctttttttttatttaagacattaaaagatttaaaaGACCTTCTAATTAAACAAAACATTTTTGATGCTGTAACAATGAGTGGTAGTGGTTCATCGTTATTTTccataacaaaaaatagtGGTATGGATATAAATTTGGAAAAGATAAAAgtggaaaatataattaaacaagtaagggaaaaattaaatgtaaatataagaGTGTATTTATGTGACCCTTTAAGAAAACAACAAAATTACTGGTACAAGCCGGAAAAACTGGCCGAAgtgataaagaaaaaatgatttaaaaaaaaaaaaaaaataataaagtatatatacatgtacacacCTTCCCAAATGAAAACTTTATAACCTAAACATATGTTTTATGTAacgtaataaaaaatgttcttAAACGTCGCAATATGTTCCTTTTCTCCCCTTCTCTTAAattgtatatacacataattaAGGCCAtaattagtattatttttgaattaatCGGCGCTTTAttcattatacatatatatgtaaatatatgtatgtatacctTTATAAGTGTTtgcattttttgttatttatttctattgttataatatgtACCCTTACTGTCcctaatttataaaaaaataatttttttttggattattaaaatgttttcgTAAGGCACTTTCAAAAAAACCTTAACAggtgtaaaattaaatatactttAGCTTGATCATATATGCTtgtttgtaatttatttacgTACGAATCATTTCAGctttattcattattacttggaacatatgtttatttttttaccttcTTTTCACCGCcctttttatgttttaatttttaagtctatttatttattttctttatccAAATTAAggtttttcattattttattcgcTTCTTCATGCATATATGGTGGCTTTTCGTTTAAATTGTTATATGTTGGAACTGCTTCTGCTTCTggacttttctttttttttctccttgaTGAATAACCAGCgtcatatttctttttgctTAAGtctatattaaattttttacaacaGTAAGCTAGAccgtatttttttatagtctTTAATCCTCTTGCACTAACTCTCATTTTTACAAAtctattttcttcttcaaaataaattcttttcCTTAATAAATTTACTCTCTGTATTCTATGAGTTTTCACACCCGACTTGGAAATTTTACGAGCTTTCCAGTTGTCCATTTTTCCTAATATCAgacatcttttttttttttttttgtaaaaagaaagtatatattatatgtgcaTCAAGGGATACAAATTTTGAATAATCTAAAACGGTTTGCAAATATTGAAgagatattttttatttatttatttattattttttttattttattttatttttctatatatttgataaatatttatggtCTAACCTCCTTACAGGCAGTTTAATTTCTTTAAGTGGCAACATCGTAACTTTGTTTATTCTCTTTCTGCCATCTAACCCATGATGCCTTCTGGCTGTTGACGTTCCAATCATTCGATATTTTCTGATCTGTTTCACGTGTAAACAAGAagagaaaatgaaataaaataagaacacTTTAAACATTAAAAGGGTACAGagttaaaacatatatataagtgtacAACTGTTGgaagcatatatttatataggcttgcaaaaaataaaacaataataataccaAGCAACAACTGTTTTCAAACTCACCGCTAACGCTTCTTTATGCCTTTTCTTAGtatataaggaaaatttCGAAACATGTAAATTTTTGCTGATATTGttacttttaaatatatcactCTTTTTAATTAACGATTTcactgttaaaaaaaaaaaataatacatatatatatatatatatataaagttaatatatgctatattaaaaatgaaaaattgcTAACTGTTAAATAAGCATTTGTGATATTTATTTCAAGGTTTTATTCTTTacgtttcttttttccttttttttcttgtataccataaaaattcttttgaaaatttattctgTTTGCCTCATTTTTGTAAAtctaaataaacaaaaaaattgaatatagttgaatgtataaaaattatgtctTATTAATAGCTCTTTGCAACTTATTATGTTAACTGGTTTTTATAGCAGCTTATGTATTTGTGCGCATTCTTATACGTGTACACGGtaaatatgtgtgtatgtatatatatatttgtttatatgggcatttacttgtatatatatttgtatgtatatatgtgtgtatatgtacgcaTATACGTATGTCTAAggatacatgtgtatatgcatgCAATGCCATGTAACTGTTACGTAAATGTTCAAAATGCATGATGTTACAAATACCGAAACtccaaaaaggaaaagatatTTCAAgttaattattacataaaatatatacacatttctTGCTAagctatatattttatttttgtatttactttgcattattttcttttttaaaaaatttacgttatttcttatttcattcaaaaaaaaaaaaaaactatacaACTAGCTTGCAAATTTTAAGTGTCAACATCATTTTGTAAATGCACAAATGCgtgaataaaattatatattaaattttgtaGCTCCATGTATACATTGTTATTAAGTTTTCTCAATACAGATTTATAAAAGTACTGAAGCAGAAAGGAGTACTTCAGCTCGCTTCCTTCATTGCTTTGTTGTAAAAGTATTCATGTTTGATTAATCgatacgtaaaaaaaatacgaaaaaaatcccccccaaaaaaaaaaacaaaggaataacaaataatgaacaatatataatgaataataaaaaatgaacagtAAATAAGAAAGTAAGAACGCCAAAACTTtgaaataacttttttatttattttaacctTTCTTTAATTTTCGTTTTCAACTCGTTACACTCCTATCagatttatgtattattttataaaatttgattatatatttgtactttatttttattattattttatttttttttttttgaattcaCGTCTCCTTTATTCACATGTTGTATTTAAGTTAGTAATTTATGCtttgatatataattttatttaaattattatttatcttaATGTTCCTACTAATTTTGTGCATTTTTGCTATTTCTCTTATTTTTCGTGTAATACTACtaacttaaaatattttttttaattgtatcatatgaataatgaatcaattaatacatacataaaaatattttcatttctcatcacaatttatattttttttcttaatgttttaaaaagatCTTCAatcttttttcaattttaaaagtactatattttttatgttgtaCTTTGTATAAACTTATTAAACCTTTTAATGTAGTGCTAACATTATTTCGTCATAGTTTTGCTTACACCATACGTAAATTGCTGCTCTTAAGATATTTctctaatattattatattattttttaatttttctattttgctttttgtttttacattattactGAATTAAGCTTTTTTATCGTTTACTTTttcttcccctttttttttttttttggaatatataataaaaagagtactatatttataaccttttttattattttaatttataactgtttttattttataaattgataagcaaaaaaaaaaaaaaaaaaagaaaaagacgaaaacaggaagaaaaaatatggacATTAATCGAAGTATGGAAAACGCACAAAATGCCTTAGGGATGATGATATTTCAGATTCTAAacaatgtaatttttttttgttttatattattttaaatttcttttttttctttttctttgctTCAAAACAAATTGTAGTAAAATTtgac of the Plasmodium malariae genome assembly, chromosome: 6 genome contains:
- the PmUG01_06023300 gene encoding 50S ribosomal protein L28, apicoplast, putative encodes the protein MQSKYKNKIYSLARNVYIFYVIINLKYLFLFGVSVFIYKNEANRINFQKNFYVKSLIKKSDIFKSNNISKNLHVSKFSLYTKKRHKEALAIRKYRMIGTSTARRHHGLDGRKRINKVTMLPLKEIKLPVRRCLILGKMDNWKARKISKSGVKTHRIQRVNLLRKRIYFEEENRFVKMRVSARGLKTIKKYGLAYCCKKFNIDLSKKKYDAGYSSRRKKKKSPEAEAVPTYNNLNEKPPYMHEEANKIMKNLNLDKENK